In a single window of the Oryctolagus cuniculus chromosome 9, mOryCun1.1, whole genome shotgun sequence genome:
- the GPRC5A gene encoding retinoic acid-induced protein 3 has translation MAPKGCRSDLDPRYYLLCDINAAWGIILEALAAIGAVGSVVFMFALLILICKVQDSNRRKMLPTQFLFLIGVLGLFGLTFAFIIRLDGATGPTRFFLFGILFSVCFSCLLVHAFNLTQLVRGRKSLSLLVTLGLAVGFSLVQDVIAIEYVVLTMNRTNVDVFSQLPAPRRNEDFVLLLIYVLLLMALTFLMSSCTFCGPFAGWKIHGAHIYLATLLSIAIWVAWITLLLIPTPGPAWDDTILSTALVANGWVFLFVYVGPEFWLLTNQRNPTDYPIEDAFCKPQHLKQSYGMENRAFSQDEMTQGLGEIGDTLYAPYATHFQLQNQPPQKDFSIPRAQARASPYNGYEGRKEGS, from the exons ATGGCCCCTAAGGGTTGCCGCTCAGACCTGGACCCCAGGTACTACCTGCTCTGTGACATTAACGCGGCCTGGGGCATCATCCTGGAGGCGCTGGCTGCCATTGGGGCTGTGGGCTCAGTGGTCTTCATGTTTGCTCTCCTGATCCTCATCTGCAAGGTGCAAGATTCCAACAGGCGGAAGATGCTCCCGACCCAGTTCCTCTTCCTCATCGGTGTGCTAGGGCTCTTCGGCCTGACCTTCGCCTTCATCATCAGGCTGGACGGGGCCACGGGGCCCACGCGCTTCTTCCTCTTCGGCATCCTCTTCTCCGTCTGCTTCTCTTGCCTCCTGGTTCACGCATTCAACCTGACGCAGCTTGTCCGTGGGAGGAAgtccctctccctgctggtgaccctgggcctggctgtgggcttcagcctggtgcaggacGTCATCGCCATTGAGTACGTCGTCCTCACCATGAACAGGACCAACGTCGATgtcttctcccagctccctgctcctcgTCGCAATGAAGACTTTGTCCTGCTGCTCATCTATGTCCTCCTGCTGATGGCGCTGACCTTCCTCATGTCCTCCTGCACCTTCTGCGGGCCCTTCGCTGGCTGGAAGATACACGGGGCCCACATCTACCTCGCCACACTCCTGTCCATTGCCATCTGGGTGGCGTGGATCACCCTGCTCTTGATTCCTACTCCGGGCCCCGCGTGGGATGACACCATCCTCAGCACCGCCTTGGTGGCCAATGGCTGGGTTTTCCTGTTTGTTTATGTGGGTCCTGAGTTTTGGCTGCTCACCAATCAGCGCAACCCCACGGATTATCCAATCGAGGACGCCTTTTGTAAACCTCAACACTTGAAGCAGAGCTACGGTATGGAGAACAGAGCCTTCTCTCAGGACGAAATGACTCAAG GTCTTGGAGAGATAGGGGATACTCTCTATGCCCCCTACGCCACCCATTTCCAGCTCCAG AATCAGCCTCCCCAGAAGGATTTCTCCATCCCTCGCGCCCAGGCCCGGGCCAGCCCTTACAACGGctatgaaggaaggaaagagggcagCTAA